In the genome of bacterium, the window AAACGCTCATCCAAATAAGGTGTTCGGTTGTGATGATTTGGAGGGAACGCGACGTGCGATTCAGGACTGATTGCCGCCATTGGCGGGGGGACAAACCGTGTGTTCAAAATCGTTTGTGCGAAGGCTGCCAGGCATTTGAAAAGTTGGGCCCGCGAATATTGATCATTAAACTGGGCGCACGCGGGGATGTTCTGCGAACCACGCCTTTGATTGAAGGTCTCAGAAAAAAATATCCTGATGCCAATATAACCTGGTTGACGGCACCTGAATCAGTTGAAATACTTTACCAGCTCCCGGGCGTCGACCGTCTCATTGCCTTGGATGCCGGCAGCGTCATGGAAATGCTTTCCAGGACATTTGAATATTGTATCTGTCTTGACAAAGAACCCTGGGCCACAGGTCTGGCTGAAAAAATTCAGGCCACGCAAAAATTCGGCTGGGGCATGGCACCTGACGGTGTGGGGACACCCCGGGCGTTTAATCCGGAAGCCGGGTATTCATTGGCACTGGGCGTGAGCGATGATCTGAAATTTCGTCAAAATCAGAAAAGTTATATGGAAATTATTTTTGAAGCCGTTGGGTTGAAATACGCGCAAGAACCCTATCAGCTTATTTTGACTGACGCTGACCGGCAAAAGTGCCGGGAGTTTTTAAAGCACCAAAATTTAGATAAAAGCCGTCCCATTTTAGGTCTTTTCACCGGCTGCGGACCGGCCTTTGAAAGAAAACGTTGGACGGAAAATAATTTTGCCCAATTGATCCGTCGGGTTAAGCAAGAACACGACGTGGAGATACTCTTGCTGGGGGGACATGCAGAAAGAGAGATCAATCAGCGGATCAAAGTTATGGCCGGGGAAAAAGTAATGGACACGTACGGCGAGCATACTTTGCGGGAATTTGCCGGATTTATTGAAGCGTGTCATACAGTGGTTACCGGAGATACATTGGCCTTGCATATAGCATTGGCCATGCAACGTCCGACGGTTTGTCTTTTTGGACCTACGTGTCATCAGGAAATTGATATGTTTGGCTTGGGCGAGAAAATTGTTTCAACACTGGACTGCTCGCCGTGTTATCAAAAGACGTGTGATAAAAAACCGACCTGTATGGAAACCCTTTCAGTCAATCAGGTCCGGCAGGCATTGGGGAAATTATGGTAGCCGCTGTTGGGAAGAAACCCGCGCAACCCAAGGCAGCAAAGCGTTCCATGACTAAAAAACATCCTCATGTGTTTGTTATGATACCCACCTATAATGAAAAGGCAAATATTATCCGCTTGCTTGAAAATATTGAGGCACTTGGAATTCCCAACCTTGCAATTGTCGTTGTCGATGATTGTTCGCCGGATGGGACCGGAAAATTGGTGGACCGGTTTGCGAAAAAGAAGAAAAACATCCATGCGGTCCACCGGGTGCATGAACGGGGGCGGGGGACGGCGGGTATCGCCGGTTTTAAGTATGCCCTGGCACATAAGGCGGACATGGTGATTGAGATGGATGCGGATTTTTCACATCATCCGCGTTATATACCGGATATGATTAAGGCGGCCAAGCAGTGTGATGTTGTGGTGGGCTCGCGTTTTGTTCAGGGAGGCCGGGACCTTGACCGGGGAATGAGCCGGCATTTGATCACCCGCATGGCGAATTTTTATATTCGCCGGGTTTTGAAAATCACCGATGTCCATGATTGTACCTCCGGCTACCGGCTTTTTAAGCGCAGTGTGCTGGAAAGCATCAAGATGGACAATACGGTTTCTCTTGGACCTTCAATTGTGCAGGAACTTCTTTATAAGGCCACCCAGAAAGGGTATCGCGCCAAAGAAATCCCCATTGTGTTTGTTGATCGCCGGGAAGGAAAATCAACATTTAACTGGCGCATCATGGTACAGAGTTTTTTAATGACATTGATTTTAAAATTTCTTTTCTCCAGTCTGCGGCGAGTCGAGATTCATGAAAAAAAATCAAAAAACCAATAAATCAGAGACACCCAACCCCTATCGTGCTAGCGCGAACATGATGGACGTAAGTCCATCGGTGAAGCGAGGGAAAATATCGCCGGAGGCGAACATCTCTCGACAAACATACCACGGGCGTAAGCCCGTGAATGTTTATCCGCAGGGATTTGTGTTCGGGCAGGGTGAGGCCGATCCCAAGGCGCTTTCTTTGTCCGGTCTGAAAATTGCCCGCGCGTTGCAGGCACTTGGGCCGGTGAAAGGGTGTGTGCTCGAATTGGGCTGCGGCGGCGGCCAGTACTTGCGCGCGTTGCAGCGCTACCGGCCGGATCTGGAATTATTCGCAGTGGACCTTGATGCTCAGGCAGTGGCTGCAGTCAATACCATCCCGCAGGTTACCTGCATGCCTGCCGATGTAAGTGCGCTGCCTTTTGAGGACCACCAATTCCAAGCCGTGATGGGATTTGATATTCTAGAGCATGTGGATGATCCCGGAAAAGTATTACGCGAGGCGGTCAGAGTGTTGCAGCCCGGCGGTCTGCTGCATCTTTACGTGCCTTGTGAGGGGAATCCGGGTACGGTTTATGTAAAAAAAGGGCATGCCTGCAAAGCCGAATTTGGCGGGCATCAGCAGCAATACACAACAGATGGTTTGGCGGCATTGATTGAAAAAAATGGTTTTGATCGTGTTGAAATACGTTATGCCGATTATTGGCTGACACAGCAATTTGATTATGCTTTTTTTAGCCGGTTGGCGAAAAGCGCCCATCCGGAATCACTCTGGGCGGCGCAAGCGCTGCGTCAAGGCGGGGGCTTGCAGGGCTGGGTGCTCCGACAGATTCGGCGAGCGCTTTCCGTACTGGCCTGGCTGGAAGGGACACTGCGTACAGGTCCGCAGGGTGCCATGGGGGTGCATGTGACAGCCAGGAAGAGATGAATAATTTGGTATTTTTGTCATGCCGTCCGGCAGTCCCAAAGGCGTTGACATTTGATTTTTGAATAAAAATAATTATATATAACATATTTACGATAATCGTTTATTAAACGATAACGGTAAAATAAAAGACAATGATGCACATGAGGTCGGCGTGTTGGATGCCATAGCGGAAGGACGAAATAATAGAAATGAAATATAACCGCACGGTTTACCATCGTCGTTCCATTCGTTTGCCAGGATACGATTATTCATCCGCTGGTGCATATTTTGTCACGATATGCGCGCAGAATAGGGAATGTTTTTTTGGGGATATTATGGATGGCAAGATGAACCGGAATGATGCGGGCAATATGATTGATAAATGTTGGAATGAATTAGTCAGTAGATTTTCCGGTATTGAATTGGATGAGTATGTCATTATGCCGAATCATTTTCATGGAATAATAATCGTAGGGGCAACCCTGGAGGTTGCCCGTCAGGGGAACGAGATGATTCCAAACGGCACGAACAGGGCAGGCACAAGGCCTGCCCCTATAAATTAATATAAATTCTACAACTGTAAAGGAAAAGTAATGAGCAGAGTTCTCCTTTTAAATCCACCGGGCAGCAAAAATTATATCCGTGATTATTTTTGTTCGAAACTTTCGAAAGCCAATTATATCTCGCCGCCAATCGTGCTGCTGATGCTTTCCGGTATTGTCGGCCGGGAGCATGAGGTTGGCGTCTTAGATGCCATCGTGGAGGGTCTGTCTTTTGATGCCGCGTTGGCACGGATTAAGTCTTTCCAACCGGATACGGTGATTACCCTGGTCGGGGCAGCTTCCTGGGACGAGGACCGCCAATTTTTGAAGCAACTCAAGCAGCACCTGCCGGTTGATATTATTGCCAATGGCGATCTGCTGTTGGAAGATGCACCGGTCCGTTTTAACGAGGCACCGGAGATGGATGCGGCCTTGCTTGATTTTGGGTCGGTGGAGATACTTCAATTGCTGGGTGCGAGAAACGGTGAACCGATTGATAATACTCTCTACCGTTTTTCCGGATCTTTGGTGATTGGGAAGCGGACAAAACATGCCGGTGTTTTTGACATTCCCGTGCCGCAGCATGACTTGTTTCCTCTGCGGCAATACCGTTTTCCCTTTATGGTGGGGTATCCCATGAGTGCGATGCTGACAGACTACGGCTGTCCCTTCCAATGCACTTTTTGTGTGATTCCCGGACTGGGATTTGGTCTGCGTCCGGTACCTTCGGTGTTGGAGGAACTGAGACAGGTGAAGGCATTGGGTGTGAAGGAGATTTTTTTTCTTGATCAAACCTTCGGAGTCCGGTCTGACCGGACGCGCAAATTGTGCCGGGGCATGGTGGAACAAAAAGGGGTCGTTCACTGGTCCTGTTTTTCGCGGGCGGATGTCCTGGACCGGGAGATGCTGCAATTGATGAAGCAGGCCGGTTGTCATACCATTATCTTTGGTGTGGAAAGCGGGTCGGATGCGACCCTGGCCCAATACAATAAAAAAATGCAGATTGATAAAATCAGAGAAACCCTTGCACAATGCCGTCAGGTCGGAATTCGGGTGGCGGCAACCTTCATGCTGGGATTGCCGGGCGAGGACGAATTCGGTGCGCGCCGGACGATACAATTGGCACTTGATCTGCCGCTGGATTATGTGGCGTTTAATGTCGCCATTCCGCGTGCCGGAACAACCTTGCGTGCCCAGGAAATTGAGGCAGGGCTGATTGATGCTTCGGTGCATACCATGGACCAGTCCGGGATTGACGGTGCGGTCGGCACGCGTGAGCTTTCTGCAAAAAAAATTATGGCGTTGCGACGCGAGGCGTTGCGGAGATTTTATTTGCGGCCCGGCTATCTTTTGCGCAGGCTTTTCACCCTCCGTTCCTGGGTTGATCTGAAAACACAAGTGCGCGACGGAGTGGGCGTGATTGCCGATGCGATGGGGATGGGGAAATGAGGCTGTTATTCTTGGCGTTGTTTTCAACTTTAGGAAACGAAAATTCTCTGATGCGATTAAGTGTGCAGCTTGGTTTAGGGTTGTTTTGCGGCGAAGGCTTCGATCCTAAAGTTGAAAACAACGCCAAGAACGACATACGTTGTTAAGCGTGGGAAACAGGGTGTGCTCTTTTTACCCATCCGAATGACGATATTAAGTCGTGGCAGAACTGAAGGTCGAGCAGCATAAACTACAATGGATCAGGTCTTTTCGATTTCGGGTGGGTAAAAAGAGCATACCCTGTTTTCTAATAAGTGTTTGGAAGGGTACGATGGATAAACAAATTTATCAGGATTTGGCGAAATCAGGCAGCGGGTACTGGTGGAACCAGGGGCGGGAGCACCTGGTGACCGGGCTGTTTGAAAAATATAGCAAAAAAAAAGTCGCGTATGATCATTCTTTGAAAATTTTTGATATTGGTTGTGCCGCCGGCGGAACCCTGTTTTATCTTTCCAAATGGGGTGATGTATGGGGACTGGATGCTGCTCCGGATGCGCTCGAACTCTGTCAAGCCTGGGGCATCCGGCAGGACCGGCTTTTGCTGGGAGATGCGGAAAAAATGACAGTCGTCAGTGATGCAAAATTTGATCTGGTCACAGCGGTCGAAATTATTGAGCATCTGGACAATCCCTTGCGGGCAGTGTCTGAGATTTTTCGAGTCCTGAAGCCGGGCGGGATTCTCATCATTACCGTGCCGGCAGACATGCGGTTGTGGAGCGAACGGGATGTTCGGCTGGAGCACCGTCGGCGCTATACGGTTTCCCAACTGGTTGACCAGGTCAGTCAGTCTGAGTTTGAGATCTTGAAAGCCTCCTATGCCAATGCTTTTTATTACTGGCCTTACCGGTTTCTCCTGTGGATGCGGCGGAAAAAAAGCGGGGTCGATGTTCCTCGGGTCAAGACCAATACCTATGATGCCAATCCTTTTATGAGCGGTTTGTTTGTCTGGCTGCTCAAATTGGAGACATGGTGGATTTTACATAGCCGGTTACCCTGGGGTGTTTCTGCGGTCTGTGTATGCAGGAAAAAAGCGGTGTCCGGTACGAAGGCAAAGGCGTAAAGGAAATAGCCGTAGATTGACACTGATTATCATAATTTAAAAAAGTTTAAATGTTTTTAAAGATTTAAACAGGGGGAATCAGTGTTCGGAAGCGGCAGTGCCGGGTGTTTAGATAAAGCGGCAGGGCTGCGGAAGAAAAATAGACTGAACGGGTAAAACAGGGGCAGGTACTGTTTTTGCATCTGGAAGGATGAGGAGAGAGAATGACAATCGGAGTATTTATTCTACAGTTTACAGTCGCGATAATAATCCTGGCAATGGCCGTTTATGTGCCGGGCCGGTTTTTGGTTCGTTGGCTCAGATTGGATTTGGATGTTTTGGAACATCTGGCAGCCAGTCTGGTGGGTGGGGCCGGTTTGTTGACATTGATTTACTGGAGCCTTTCCATGCTCAAGGTTGGTTTTTTACTCTGGGTGTATGTTTTGGTCGTTCTTGGGTTTGAAAGTTTTTATGCTTACCGGGATTACCAAAAACAAAAAAGTTTTATCCCCGACCCGGGGGTGCCCCGTCCCGAAGTTTTTAAAGACCACTGGCTGCTCGGCGTGTTGATGCTGGGCGGCATGCTGGCACAGTCCCGCTTTGCTGCATTGACCGGCTGGCAGGGAGCGGAAGGGATTCGGCTGTTGGCCTGGCATGCCCATGATGCACCTTGGCATATTTTTAATCTTTACCAATTAAGTCACGCGTTTCCGCCGGAAATGCCCGGATTTAGCGGTCATTTGCTGAAAAATTATCATATGTTTTCGGATCTTCTTTGGGGTGCGGTTTTACGGCTGGCCCCCCTTGATCCATGGCATTGCTATTTCCGGGTGGCACCGCTTTTTTATTCCGCACTTTTGACCCTGACCACGTTTGTGGCGGCACGGCGCTGGTCCGGAAAAAAACCTGTGGGATATTTGGCAGCCGCCATGACGGTTTTTTGTTCCAATTTTGGTTATGTCATGCCGTTGTTATTTGGGGCAGACAAATATTTTTTATGGGAATCGGTTTTTTGGGTGCAGCCGCCGTTGACCAACATTTTTAATCCGGGGGTTTCATCTGCGTTTGCTTTTTTGATGCTGGGAGTATGGGCGTTGACAGGATGGATGCAGGAGAAAAAGCAGTGGGGTTATCTGGTGCTGCTGGCATTATTTTGGGGTGTTTTGCCGGGATTTAAAGTTTATCCCGGGGTCTTGGTGGTTGCCGGTCTTTTTGTTTCAGGTGCTGTATTACTCGTTTTTCAACGTAATTGGAAACAGTGGATTGCATTGGCGGCGCTTTTACCTTTATTCCTGTTTGTTTTTTTGCCGCCCAATTTGCATGCGCCTTCTTTAATCCGCTTTTTACCGGGATTCAATCTGGCAGCCATGCTGGTTGCACCTGACCGGATGATGCTTATGAGTTCGACCCAATTGAAGCTCCTCTTTGCACAAAGACCGGGACTGGTGGCGCTCATCATGGCGGGACTGGCACTGGTGTTTCTTATCGGGAACCTTGGCGTCCGTGCCGTCGGGATGGTTCCCATGCTGCGGACGGTTTTTTCTCCCCGGCGTGCGGATCCTATTCTGGTTTTTATCACGGTGGTGATAGGCGGGGCATTGGCGGCACCGATACTGTTTGTTCAAAAAGGTGTTCAATGGAATACGATACAGTTTTTCTATTTTGCCGTGCTGCTGTCGGCATTGCCGGCAGCCAGTCAGTTTTGGAAGTGGATTGCAGCGTTGAAACGGGACTGGCAACTTTTTTGGGTCTGTATTTTTTTTGGTTTGGGAATTCCGGGAAGCATCCAGGCCTGGTGGGTGATTGATTTTCATTATCAAAGCAGTGCCGCCGTTTGTGAAGGTGCAGCCTGGCTGCGTACCAACACCGATCCGGCTGAAACAATTTTACGTCCCTTGCCGGATGCATTGATGACCGAGGAAGGGTATGCCTACTGGCTTCGCTCGCAGGAGCGGGGCAAGATGACATCACTCGGGCAATGGCAAACCGAGGCAGCGTCCCTGGCGGCCGAGGATCCCGAACCGGACAAATCACCGGCGATTGTCAACGTGCCTGAAACTGTGATGTCCCATACTACCGGGAATTCGATGGTTGCGGCATCCTTGCCGGCTGCCCGGGGCACTACCCTGGTGGGGAAAGAGAACAGTGCTCATAGGATGGAAAACGAGGGACCCCGGGATGGGATGGAGGCATGGGAGCGGACCGATGTGGCGGCGATAGCCGGTTTGGCATTGCGAAATACCTATTTGGAAGATACGGTTTCCTCACAAATTATGGGGTTCCCGGTTGCCAAACGGGTCGCGGCGGTCCGGGATTTTTATGCAGTTAAAGACGTGGTGGAAGCACGTGAATTTCTTGAGAAAGAAAACATTACTTATGTTATTCTGTATAGCGATAGGGTACTGCCGTTTAAACCGGAGGGTGTGCCGTTGAAAAAAGTTTTTGAAAACAGTGCGATGGTGATCTATAAACACGTCTATCAGGAGGGATGGTGACGGTAATGACGCAACGCCTCCGGCAATGGCTGGTACCGGTGTGCATTGGCCTCCAAATTATAAGTCTCGCAGTATGGTGGGAATGGTTCAATACCTTTGCTTTCGGGACAGGAACGCTCGGCGGCGGCATTGTTAAATTTTTTCTGCTTAGCGGTTTTTTTGCATTTTGGGCATTTAAATTACCGGGCATCATGGAAAGAAAATTTGGATGTGACCGGGAGACCTATCTGGAGAAAGATGCACTGGCCGGGTTACCGTTGGCGGGTCTTTTGCTTATCATTCCGTTTGCCAAATCGCTGGGGCCGGCAGCCAAAATTTTCACTTTTCAATTGTTCGGATATGTCTGGATGCCTTGGTGGATGAAAAGCTATGTTATTTCATCAGAGGCGAAGCTGGTCTTGGTGGTTGCCGGGATTTTTATTTTAGGGGCCATGGTTTTAAAAATTCGGGTTTTGCTCCAAACGCTGTATCAATCCGCTTTTGAAAAAATCAGTGTAAAGCGGTTGTTTTGGTTCGGATTTTTAATTTATATTATGCTTTTAAGCTGGCCCGCCTGTACGCAAGCGCCGCAAGCGGGGGAGATTTCCCACTGGTTGGTGACCCAATCGCTGGCATTGGATGGTGCATTTCATGTGGACGGCGTTTTGGGCCGGGCGGATTACTACCAGTTTTATCCCCTGCAAAAAATAATTTATAGAGGTTATACCGATAGTCTTGGCCGGCTGTTTTTACCCGTGGCACCGGGCATGCCGCTTTTGTATATCACCTTTTTTTTAATGCAGGGCCGTTGGCTGTTGGCGGTTCTGGCCATGCTCTTTGCAGCCGGTGCGGCGTCACAATTATTCGGGTTTTGTCGTGAACAGGATTTTTCACATAAAACCAGCTTTTGGGTATGGCTGGTCACGCTTTTCAGCGCACCGTTGATGCTATACGGTTATCAGCAAACCGAGGTGACGGCAGGTGCTTTTTTTCTGATTTTTGCGTTACGGAATATTTTTAGGATTCGTAAACAAAGTCCCTCCGAGAGTATGACGTCTGCCTCAATCGCGGCACTGGCGGCCGGTTTAATGCTTTTAGGAGGTATTCGTTTTTTAATTCCGGCATTGTTTCTCATCCTGTTTTTAGCCTGTCAGCTGTTTGTAAAAAAACGCATGGTCCAGTTGCTTATCGCCGGTCTGGTGCTGCTGGTACCGTTGGCGTTCACCGGCTGGTACTACGCGGTTATTTATAAATTTTTCCTTACGCATATGCCATACAAGTTTTATTGGCCCTGGGAATTGAGCGGCTGGCTCAATCTTATGGCGGTTTTCTTTGACCGCTATGCCGGTATGGTATGGCACGCACCTATCTGGATTGTCGGATTGGCCGGGACGTTTTGGATGGCTAAAACCCGCGGAATATTTTTGTCAGCCATTGTGTTTTTTTCTTTTATAACCGGATTGATTACAGCTATGATTTTTCCGGATGCCTGGGGAGAAGGATCGAGTTTTCACCGGTTTGTAGCCCCCATGACCCCGCTGTTGGGCCTCGGATTGGCGGCTTTTCTGGAAGCCATCGGATCAAGCGCAATCTGGCGCAAACGGCTGTACTGGATCAGTATGTGGGGTGTAGGCATTGTTTTACTGCAAACCGTCTTTCCTTTTTTTGCCACCGAGGCCGTGCGGCTGCGGCTGGGCCTTCATTTTCAACCTTTGGGATGGATTTATGGCGTGCTGCCATCCTTCAAAGGCCGGGTGATTATGCTTGAAATGCTAGTGGGCGCGATACTGATGATTGCCCTGGGATATGCTGTTTTCCGATTAGTCGGCTGCTTAAAAAAACTCCGGCAAGATACATTCATACCGCAACCAGATGAAAAACCCAAACCCCGTATTGTCTAGTCGCGGAAGAAATTGGATCGGATAAATTTCAAAATCGGCATGGGATATCTCGTGCTCAGGTATTCTTTTATTATTGACGTGAATATTTTATTTGATTATCATTAATTTATTGTTGATGTATTGATTTTTAAAAGTTTTACGGGTGATGGAAATGGGATACAGGAATAAAATCGATTTAATAAAAAAGCGATTAATTAAGGAAATTTCTCCGGAAAGTATTTATATCTTTGGCTCCTATGCCCACGGTACTGAGAATCCGGACAGTGATCTTGATTTTTTAGTTATATGGGATACACCCTTGCCGGCACATAAGCGCAATGTACTATTGAGCGGTTTTTTTTCTGATAGAAATTTCCCGCTGGATATTTTTGCTTTTACCCGGAAGGAAGCGGAAGCATTTCGGGACATTCCCGGCAGTATGGTCTACGAAGCTGTTCAGAATGGCAAAATGATCTATGGACAATAAAAATCAGCTGGTTAAATTATGGTTTACTAAAGCTGAGCACGATTTGATGACGATTACTAATAACCTGGTTAACAAATCGGAGCCTTTAACCGATATTTGTTGTTTTCATGCACAACAAGCGATTGAAAAAATGCTGAAGGGTGCATTGGTTTTTTTTGGTAAGCATGTTACCAAAACCCATGATTTGATATATTTGGTTAATCAACTTCACGAATACATTCCGGAATTACAGCAATATAATAATCAATATGAAAAACTCAGACCCCGTATTGTCTAGTCGCCATTTTGCCTGGTTTAAATATGCCGGCGGATTGGGTCTGGGACTCTATCTTGCCGGATTTGTCGGGTTGAATGATTCCGGGTTCCTTCTGCCGGTTCAATTGCCCCCATGGCGCTGGCTGTTGATTTGTTTGGGTGCCGGTTTGGTCGCGGCATTTATCAGCCACGGGATCTCACTCTGGTTTTTACAGCGTTATTGCGGTATGGAAAAATCACGTGCTGTTCGTGCGGCCGCGTTTTTTGATCTGGCATGGATGGTGTTGCCGCTCGGTTTGCTTTTTTACCCTGTCATGCTGCATGTGGGTTCAACCTTACAGATGGATGTTTTGGGAAAAATTTTTATCCTCGCAACCAATCAGTATATACAACTGCCCGCTGGCGGCTACCTTTACCTGCTTTGGGCCGGACCCTGGATTTTATTGCCCGTTTTTTTAAAAGCAGTGTATGGGGTGCGCTTTTATTTACACTATTATTCCAGCAGGAAAATCGAACCACCGGTGAATATCTTGCGGCTTTTTTTTATGGCAGTTCTTTTTTATGGATTGCTCGGAGCCTGGGCCACAACGATCTATCCGCCTACCGGTGATGAGCCGCATTATCTTTTGATTGCCGAAAGTTTGATTCACGATCATGATATTGATTTGCAAAATAATATGCTTAATAAAGATTTTCGGAAATTTTATCCGGGTCAAGAACTTGATTTTCATGGAATCGCCTTGGCAGGAAAACCCGGGATTTCAAAACATTTCCCTGCATTGCCGCTTCTGCTGGCGCCGCTTTATGCCTTGTTGGGGCTGGGCGGCGCAGTGCTGTTTATGATTTTAACTGCGTCAGGTATTACGGTTTGTCTTTACGGGTTGGCGCGCCAATGGGGTCAATCACGTCAGGAGGCATTGCTGGTTTGGCTTGTGGGGATGCTCAGCGTACCGCTGGGAGTTTATTATAACTTGATTTATCCGGAACTGCCCGCAGTGCTGCTGCTTTTACTGGGTCTGCTGTCCTGGCGAAGAGGGGGAGAGGCTGGGATTTGGGGACTGGTCCTTGCGGTGGCAGTGCTGCCCTGGTTGTATCCCAAATATATACCCCAGACGCTGGTGCTGTTTGTACTTTTTTTAATGATGCCGGGTGTGTTTACTAAACACCGGATTATGCCGGGACTGGTCCTGCTGACATCAGGTGCGCTTTATGGGATGTTTTATTTTAATTTTTACGGGTTTGGTATCAGCGGCAATCCCTACGGGACTCTTGCATGGCCGGTTTCCTGGCAGGGGTTACGCAATGCCTTGGGACTTTTAGTGGACCGTGATTTTGGCATTGTTGCGACTGCTCCGTTTTTTTTATTGAGTGTTCTCGGTTGGTATCAATTTAAAAGGGAACAGAAACGAATCGCGATTGTTCTGGCAATTATTTTTATCACCCAATATTTATTGTATACAGTTTTTGACGATTTTACCGGCAGTGCGGCAGTGTTTTCCCGGCAAATGTTGCTGGGATGTCTGCCTTTACTGCCGTTGGTCATGCCCGGCTGGACGTTAGCCAAAAAAAACGGCGGGTGGGTAAAAACGACAGCAGTGTTTTTGATCGGGGTCAGCATGTTTTTAGCCTGGATCACCACTGCCTGGCCGTTTTTACGTTATCTCTCACCGAAATTAGTATTGTGGGAGAAAATAGGATTTGTGCCATCGGTTTTTCCCAGTATGATTGTTGATCCGGGATGGCAGGAAATTATTTGGGCAGGTGTCTGGGTTATTATATTTGTAATTTTTTTTCGATATGCAAGCCCGAGGAACGACAGATAAAAAATCTGTTTGTAATTGATTTTATGTTTTTAAATATAAGTATCGTCACGTAGAGGCAAACAATTATGGCCTATTAAAATTGAAATGCTTCTATAATGTTTTTTTAAAAAATATGTAATTTTTTTTTATGATATTAGTCAAATTATTATGATAATCGTTCGGCAATAAAGGGGGGCTCAGACGTATGAAAAAAATTGTTAATATAACATGGTTGGGAATTGTTGGGTTGTTCATGGTGTTTTCGTCGGTGAATGCATTTGTCACCAACCAGGAAGCTAACATTGTTGTCGGGCAGGCCAGTATGACCAGCAATACATCCGGGACCAGTGCAAATAAAATGGCGAATCCAACAGGGATTTATTGTGATGATAACAATTTATATGTTGCTGATATGTCCAATAATCGTGTCCTGGTTTTTGGAAGTATTCCGACTAGTAATGGTGCAAATGCCAATTGGGTGTTGGGTCAACCGAATATGAATGAAGGAACAGC includes:
- a CDS encoding class I SAM-dependent methyltransferase; translation: MKKNQKTNKSETPNPYRASANMMDVSPSVKRGKISPEANISRQTYHGRKPVNVYPQGFVFGQGEADPKALSLSGLKIARALQALGPVKGCVLELGCGGGQYLRALQRYRPDLELFAVDLDAQAVAAVNTIPQVTCMPADVSALPFEDHQFQAVMGFDILEHVDDPGKVLREAVRVLQPGGLLHLYVPCEGNPGTVYVKKGHACKAEFGGHQQQYTTDGLAALIEKNGFDRVEIRYADYWLTQQFDYAFFSRLAKSAHPESLWAAQALRQGGGLQGWVLRQIRRALSVLAWLEGTLRTGPQGAMGVHVTARKR
- a CDS encoding glycosyltransferase family 9 protein; this translates as MMIWRERDVRFRTDCRHWRGDKPCVQNRLCEGCQAFEKLGPRILIIKLGARGDVLRTTPLIEGLRKKYPDANITWLTAPESVEILYQLPGVDRLIALDAGSVMEMLSRTFEYCICLDKEPWATGLAEKIQATQKFGWGMAPDGVGTPRAFNPEAGYSLALGVSDDLKFRQNQKSYMEIIFEAVGLKYAQEPYQLILTDADRQKCREFLKHQNLDKSRPILGLFTGCGPAFERKRWTENNFAQLIRRVKQEHDVEILLLGGHAEREINQRIKVMAGEKVMDTYGEHTLREFAGFIEACHTVVTGDTLALHIALAMQRPTVCLFGPTCHQEIDMFGLGEKIVSTLDCSPCYQKTCDKKPTCMETLSVNQVRQALGKLW
- a CDS encoding HEPN domain-containing protein, with translation MDNKNQLVKLWFTKAEHDLMTITNNLVNKSEPLTDICCFHAQQAIEKMLKGALVFFGKHVTKTHDLIYLVNQLHEYIPELQQYNNQYEKLRPRIV
- a CDS encoding polyprenol monophosphomannose synthase; translated protein: MVAAVGKKPAQPKAAKRSMTKKHPHVFVMIPTYNEKANIIRLLENIEALGIPNLAIVVVDDCSPDGTGKLVDRFAKKKKNIHAVHRVHERGRGTAGIAGFKYALAHKADMVIEMDADFSHHPRYIPDMIKAAKQCDVVVGSRFVQGGRDLDRGMSRHLITRMANFYIRRVLKITDVHDCTSGYRLFKRSVLESIKMDNTVSLGPSIVQELLYKATQKGYRAKEIPIVFVDRREGKSTFNWRIMVQSFLMTLILKFLFSSLRRVEIHEKKSKNQ
- a CDS encoding class I SAM-dependent methyltransferase, translating into MDKQIYQDLAKSGSGYWWNQGREHLVTGLFEKYSKKKVAYDHSLKIFDIGCAAGGTLFYLSKWGDVWGLDAAPDALELCQAWGIRQDRLLLGDAEKMTVVSDAKFDLVTAVEIIEHLDNPLRAVSEIFRVLKPGGILIITVPADMRLWSERDVRLEHRRRYTVSQLVDQVSQSEFEILKASYANAFYYWPYRFLLWMRRKKSGVDVPRVKTNTYDANPFMSGLFVWLLKLETWWILHSRLPWGVSAVCVCRKKAVSGTKAKA
- a CDS encoding nucleotidyltransferase domain-containing protein, whose translation is MGYRNKIDLIKKRLIKEISPESIYIFGSYAHGTENPDSDLDFLVIWDTPLPAHKRNVLLSGFFSDRNFPLDIFAFTRKEAEAFRDIPGSMVYEAVQNGKMIYGQ
- a CDS encoding radical SAM protein, coding for MSRVLLLNPPGSKNYIRDYFCSKLSKANYISPPIVLLMLSGIVGREHEVGVLDAIVEGLSFDAALARIKSFQPDTVITLVGAASWDEDRQFLKQLKQHLPVDIIANGDLLLEDAPVRFNEAPEMDAALLDFGSVEILQLLGARNGEPIDNTLYRFSGSLVIGKRTKHAGVFDIPVPQHDLFPLRQYRFPFMVGYPMSAMLTDYGCPFQCTFCVIPGLGFGLRPVPSVLEELRQVKALGVKEIFFLDQTFGVRSDRTRKLCRGMVEQKGVVHWSCFSRADVLDREMLQLMKQAGCHTIIFGVESGSDATLAQYNKKMQIDKIRETLAQCRQVGIRVAATFMLGLPGEDEFGARRTIQLALDLPLDYVAFNVAIPRAGTTLRAQEIEAGLIDASVHTMDQSGIDGAVGTRELSAKKIMALRREALRRFYLRPGYLLRRLFTLRSWVDLKTQVRDGVGVIADAMGMGK